Genomic segment of Candidatus Protochlamydia amoebophila UWE25:
ATATAAACTTAAAACAGGATCAAATCCTCCAGAATCAGCAACAACAATCGGCAATATTTTTTCGGGAATAGTGAGCTGAAATAAACATCGGAAAGCGAAAACAGTATCTAGAAAAAAAAAGTAATTTATCATGCAATCCTACAGATCAACAAAATGTTAAATGATTTATTTCTACCCTCAGTCATTATATTATACAAGGTATAATCTGCTAGTATTTTCCCAGCAATAAAAATGGTAAGCTCATTTATTGATACCCTTAAGTTTTATTTTTTCTTTGAGAGTTTGACCTTTTAAAACAAGTCTATTATTGGCAAAAACTTCCTAAGTGCATAAAATGCCAAACTTGATATTTTTTATGAATGAGGAGTTTTTTATGGTTAATTTAAAAAAAATTGAGACAATGCAGGCTCCAAAAGCTATTGGTCCTTATTCCCAAGCTGTGTTAGCAGATAAACATTTGTATGTTTCTGGACAGCTAGGCATTGATCCAACGACAGGGAAATTAGAATTAAATGATATTTCCCTCCAAATCAATCGGGTTTTAGATAACCTTGAAGCAATTCTTAAAGAAGCTGGATGTACATTTCAAAATATCGTTCGTTGCGATGTTTTTCTCAAAGATTTAAATGATTTTGCAATCGTTAACGAAGCTTATAGTAAACGATTTTCTCATTCTATTCCCCCAGCAAGACAAACTGTTCAAGTGGCAAAACTTCCTCTAGACGCATTAGTAGAAATCTCTTGCATTGCTATAATTTCTTAATATTAATGAATTTTTAAAGGTATTCAAATGGAAAAAGGTTCTCTTCAAATACACAGTGAAAATATTTTACCAATCATCAAAAAATGGCTATATTCTGATAAAGACATTTTTATGAGAGAATTGGTTTCTAACTCCTGCGATGCGATTCAAAAAGTTAAAATATTACGCGATCAAGGAGACGTAGAAGTTAAAGATGAAGATTTTCGTATTGATATTCAAATAGATAAAGAAACTCGTATCCTAAAATTTATCGATAATGGAATTGGAATGGATGCGGAAGAAGTAAAAAAATATATTGCGCAAATAGCTTTTTCGGGTGCTGAGGAATTTTTAAATAAATATCAATCAAATCAAGAAAGCGAACAAATTATCGGTCATTTTGGTTTAGGTTTTTATTCTGCTTACATGGTCGCTGATAAGGTAGAAATCAACACACTTTCTTATAAAAATGAGGCTGAACCTGTTCTATGGATTTGTGACGGATCATCTGATTATGAAATGGATCGTGGGACTAAAAGTAGCAGAGGAACAGAAATTACTCTCTTTATTAGTAAAGATAGCGATGAATATTTAGATAAAGAACACTTAAAAAAAATCTTAATACACTATTGTTCGTTTCTCCCTTATCCCATTTATTTAGATGGTCAGCGAATCAATGAGTTTGAACCCTTATGGATTAAATCTGCTTCTGATTGTACAAAAGAAGATTATTTAAATTTTTATCACCAATTATTTCCTCTAGAAGAAGATCCTCTTTTTTGGGTTCATCTTAACGTCGATTATCCATTTCGTTTAAAAGGAATTCTTTATTTTCCTAAAATCAAACGTGATTTTGATATGAATAAAAGTCATGTTAGCCTTTACTGCAATCGAGTTTTCGTTTCAGATAACTGCAAAGATTTAATTCCCAACTACTTAAGTGTTTTAAAAGGAATTATTGATAGTCCAGACATTCCATTGAATGTCTCCAGAAGCTATTTACAAATGGATCGCACTGTTCGACAACTTGCAAGTCATATTTCTAAAAAGGTTTCGGATAGCTTGTCTACCCTTTATAAAACTGACAGGGAAAGGTTTATTCAAGCTTGGCAGGATAGTTCTGTTATCGTCAAATTAGGAATTTTAGAAGATGATAAATTTTATGAAAGAGCTAAAGAGTTTTTAATTTGGAAAAATACTGATCAAGAATGGTTGACTATCCCTGATTATCTAGAAAGAAATAAAGAGAAAACGAAAGATAAAGTTTTTTATGCTACTGATGAGAAAATTGGCGCTCACATGATGGATATTTATAAACAACAAGGTATTGAAATACTATCAGCGAATAGTCCTTTAGATCCTTACCTAATCAATTTTCTAGAAAATAAATTAGCCCCTATCACATTCCAGCGTATTGATGCTGAAGTACATGAAAATCTAGTGGATAAAAGCCGAGAAAAAACAGTTCTTGATGCTGAAGGGAGAACTGAAGCAACCAAGCTTGCTGAATTTGTGCAAACTAAACTGAATGATGATAATGTTGAAGTCCAAGCGAAAAGTTTGGCCTCTGATTCACTTCCAGGTTTTATTGTTATTGATGAGAAACAACGGAGAATGCGTGAGTACATGATGCGCTTAGATCCAGAAGAACGTAATATCCAAATGTCTTTGTTTAATAAAAAAACTTTTGTGATTAACACAAACAACTCTCTTTTTGAATCGATTCAAAAGCTAGACCAACAAAATCCAAATTTGGCAAAAGATTTGACCCAAGAAGTTTATGAGCTTGCCCTTCTTTCACAAAGAGAAATGGAACCTCATTCTTTACATGAATTTGTTAACCGAAGTAATCGTGTCTTAGAAGCTTTAACAAAAGAAGCTCTTAAAAACACATAAATCTCTTCGCTTGAACTCAAAGAGGCAATATGCTACATATGGCCTCTTTTTACTTCTTCAAAGCGTTAAAATTATGTCAACCACGTATACGTCCAACTCTAATGTTGAATTCAAATACAAGCCATCCAGGTTTTCTTATTTTATTTCCCTTTTAAGTATTTTTTGTATTTTTTTAAATTTGTCTTTATATGGTGATGATCTTGCCTCAGAAACTGTTTACTTAACTTGGCAAAAAGATCCAACAACAACAATGACAATTCAATGGATTTCTTCTAAGAAAGAAAAAGAAGTGCAATTATTTTACCGACAAAGTACAGAAGCCAATTGGATACAAGTAAAAGGAATCATTTTTAATTTTCCTCATTCTCCTTCGTATTTCATTAACAGGGTAGAACTCACTAATTTAGAACCCGACACTGAGTATATTTTCAAAATTGAAACAAATAGTCAAACTCAGCTATTTCGTACACTTCCTTGCTCTTTACAAAGACCTCTTCGATTTGTCGTAGGTGGAGATATGTATCATGATGGGATTGATTTGATGATTGACATATGCAAACAAGCAGCCAAAACAAATCCTTCTTTTGCGCTTGTAGGAGGCGACATAGCTTATGGCGTTGGAGCATCATACATCCCTCTCCAAAAAATCGAGCGTTGGATAGAATGGTTGAAAGCTTGGCATCAATCCATGATTACTCCTGAAGGAAGATTAATTCCCATTATTGCAGCAATAGGTAATCATGACCTAATAGGACATTATCAACAAACCCCAGCACAAGCCAAAATCTTCAGTTCTCTTTTCCCAATGGCTGAAACTAGCATTTATAATGTCTTTGATTTTAATTCTTATTTAAGTATCTGGTTGTTAGATTCAGGGCATGCCAACCCTGTATCAGGTCAACAAACCACTTGGCTAAATCGAACTTTAAGGGAAAGGCAGCATACACAACATCGTTTTGCGATTTATCATGTACCCGCTTACCCTTCCATTCGTAATTTCAATAATAAACGAAGTTCTATTATCCGGAAATTTTGGGTACCTGCTTTTGAACAAGGAAATCTTCACGCAGCTTTTGAACACCATGATCACGCCTATAAAAGAACTTACCCTCTCTTACAAAATAAAATTCATCCCAAAGGAATACTTTATTTAGGAGACGGTGCTTGGGGAATTAAAAAAGCGCGACAGCTTAAACATACGCAACCCTCATATTTAGCTAAATTTATCTCTATACGTCATGTAATTATTGTAACTCTTCAATCAGATAAACAATATTTTATGTGTATTAATGAGTACGGCCAAATGATTGATGAATATCAACAAAATTTAGAGAACTCCAACCCAAATACCATACCAAATCTCAATTATCCTTAAAAAAGCTAACAATCTAATACATTTTGTAATTTACTGATGATCAAAACATACAATTATTAAAATGTTGTTTTTGAAATTTAAAATTTGATATAAAACTTATAAATAAAATTATAATTATATATAATACATTCTAGGAGATAGGCGTGGAAAGTTTGATATATTTGTTAACTGTGCTACTATTTTGTTTTGCTCCTGTTATTAATCTTTTAGGAGAACAAACCCAAACAAATAAAGTTGGTACATTAATTGTTAATTATCAAACAAATGAAAAAGGTCATCGCCTAGATCGTGTCCGTTTTTGGTTAATTAATGAGAACAACGAAAAAACGCTATACCCAAAAAAAGATGACTTTCTTGCGAATACCCATACCTCTTCTGAGCGTACAGTTGTTATCAGCCATTTACCAATTGGTCAGTATCGAATTGAGTTTGTGCTTCCCAATGCTGATGATTTTTTTGAAGAAATTCCGGTTCGAAAAATTATTTTGACAAGTGAAGCTGTTCTCAAGGTGGATCAAGAAATTCATATTCGTCATAAAACAGCTCATGACGTCGCCATGTCTGATTTTAAAGTGCCAAATAGTACCTTATCTATAAACAATCTCAAGGTTTTTTCTCCTTCTTTTTCTTATTCCCTTTTACCTCGTTATATTTTTTCTTCTGAAAGTATTCCTCTGAAAATGGCTAGATTTAGTTTAACAGTTAATCGATCCGTTAGTTGGAAACTCTTATTAAACGGACAAATCATTCATTCTTCTATTGGATCTATCACTAATTTACCGATTCCTCCCGGAAAACATTATTATGTGATAGCAGAAGAGCTTGCTGGTTATACCACCAAAACAATTCCATCCTCATCCTTTGATATTGCCCCTGATGAAAAAGTTTTAATTAAAATATTTTATCAGAAAGACTCTGGATATGTGAACTCAAAACACACAACTGCCAAATGAGGAAAAATCATTTAACATTAACTTTTACTCTTATTAATGATTTCAATTAACTTTTTTAAAAGTTAATTTAGATAAACAAAATGAAAGTATTATTTGACAAAGCAGCGCCTGGGAACAGATGAGCATCAAGTTTCTTATCAATTACCCAAATAGCTTACTACAACCTATCCAAACAAAATTCCATCCTTGAAAAACAATAGTTCACATCAATTAAACCCATATATTTTTGTTGAAAAGTCAGTTAAATATTTCAATAGAACTTTCTCAAGCTCTCTTCATTCCTTATCGCGAGAATGGTTAGGAGTTAAGCCAAGGTTGAGAAAACCATTATGTATTTTCTCATTATTTTGGAAAATTGAAGTCGCAATCAAACCAATTTCTTTACAAATGATTTTTTTACCTATGAAATTTCCAAATAGAAATACAAAAAACCAGTGGCAATAGAAATTTTTCCTCTAAACTTAATAAAAAAGACCTACAGTTAAGATTTTGGACAAAATTGGATTGATCGTGCTTAGGCAAATCACAAAAATATCTCTAATTCTTTAAATAATAAAAGTGTATTGATCATGCCTGAGGGTTTTTACGATAGTTTTCATGCTTTTCCTCTAGCTCTTGATAATCACAAACCATACCTATCTATACTTAGCACAAAAAATCTAAGAGGCTGCTTTGATTTTAGTAGAAATGTATAGAGGAGGGAATGGGTATCAATTTTGGAATAAGTCTAAAAAACCCACACACTAGATTTTGAAAAGAAAATGTTATGATAATTTAGCACAAGGAGTCAGAATTTCCGAAAAACTCCCTTTATTACCGGAATATGCCGATATTTATACGGACATCATTCAGTTCAGAGCAGCAAAAACATCTTCCTCAAATTCAAAAAACATATACCACAGAGATTTTATAACTAAGGGCGCGAATATTAAATGGATGAGTTCTCACATTTTTTCTAAATTTTTATACTTTTAAATATTTTTATTTACTTTTGACTCTTACTTAATTTTCTTCATATAAAATCAAAAAAATGTCTAAAAATCTCTTGGTTGGCCCAAAAATTTCAATTTAATTCCTTTATAATTAAAAAATATTAAACAAATTAAATAATTTTTAATTATTCAATGTAATTAATTATAAATTAATAATCAAATTATATAATTCGATTATACATTTATTATTATCATTATTTTAGGAGGAATTTATGGCTTCACCTGCTGGAGGTCCAATCCATTCAAGTAATCTTATTCCTTCGTATTTTTTTGAAACAAAAAAACAAACAACTTATAAATTAATTGATAATAATCCCCTTTTTCCAGTCAATCAAACTTTATTACCTCCACTAAAACTTTCAAATTCCGAACGATTGAATTTATTATTGGAGGAAGAATTAGATGCTTTAATTGTTCAAAAAGAAGAACAAATTACGCAAACTCTAGAAAAAATAGATGAAGTAATTCACGGTAGTCGTTTTTATAAAATGGTTTTGGATTTCACTAAATGGGCACATGAATATGCTGATACCGGCAATGACACTGTGCAAAGTGGAATAGAATATCTCCAAAATTTGCTTCCAGAAAAATTAATCAAAGAAGGATCGATCCTTGGAAATCATTTAGAGTCTTTAGATGAGATAGCTGACCATGCCGGGAAATTTTTAAATGCTCTTGATTTGGGAGTAAGTGGTTTAGTGTTAATGCATAAAATAAAGATTTTAGAAATTTCAAAAAAAGTTTTTTTAAGTTTAAAAAACGAATATGACACAAAAAAA
This window contains:
- the htpG gene encoding molecular chaperone HtpG; the protein is MEKGSLQIHSENILPIIKKWLYSDKDIFMRELVSNSCDAIQKVKILRDQGDVEVKDEDFRIDIQIDKETRILKFIDNGIGMDAEEVKKYIAQIAFSGAEEFLNKYQSNQESEQIIGHFGLGFYSAYMVADKVEINTLSYKNEAEPVLWICDGSSDYEMDRGTKSSRGTEITLFISKDSDEYLDKEHLKKILIHYCSFLPYPIYLDGQRINEFEPLWIKSASDCTKEDYLNFYHQLFPLEEDPLFWVHLNVDYPFRLKGILYFPKIKRDFDMNKSHVSLYCNRVFVSDNCKDLIPNYLSVLKGIIDSPDIPLNVSRSYLQMDRTVRQLASHISKKVSDSLSTLYKTDRERFIQAWQDSSVIVKLGILEDDKFYERAKEFLIWKNTDQEWLTIPDYLERNKEKTKDKVFYATDEKIGAHMMDIYKQQGIEILSANSPLDPYLINFLENKLAPITFQRIDAEVHENLVDKSREKTVLDAEGRTEATKLAEFVQTKLNDDNVEVQAKSLASDSLPGFIVIDEKQRRMREYMMRLDPEERNIQMSLFNKKTFVINTNNSLFESIQKLDQQNPNLAKDLTQEVYELALLSQREMEPHSLHEFVNRSNRVLEALTKEALKNT
- a CDS encoding Rid family detoxifying hydrolase, yielding MVNLKKIETMQAPKAIGPYSQAVLADKHLYVSGQLGIDPTTGKLELNDISLQINRVLDNLEAILKEAGCTFQNIVRCDVFLKDLNDFAIVNEAYSKRFSHSIPPARQTVQVAKLPLDALVEISCIAIIS
- a CDS encoding fibronectin type III domain-containing protein encodes the protein MSLYGDDLASETVYLTWQKDPTTTMTIQWISSKKEKEVQLFYRQSTEANWIQVKGIIFNFPHSPSYFINRVELTNLEPDTEYIFKIETNSQTQLFRTLPCSLQRPLRFVVGGDMYHDGIDLMIDICKQAAKTNPSFALVGGDIAYGVGASYIPLQKIERWIEWLKAWHQSMITPEGRLIPIIAAIGNHDLIGHYQQTPAQAKIFSSLFPMAETSIYNVFDFNSYLSIWLLDSGHANPVSGQQTTWLNRTLRERQHTQHRFAIYHVPAYPSIRNFNNKRSSIIRKFWVPAFEQGNLHAAFEHHDHAYKRTYPLLQNKIHPKGILYLGDGAWGIKKARQLKHTQPSYLAKFISIRHVIIVTLQSDKQYFMCINEYGQMIDEYQQNLENSNPNTIPNLNYP